One part of the Mesorhizobium sp. M4B.F.Ca.ET.058.02.1.1 genome encodes these proteins:
- a CDS encoding XRE family transcriptional regulator: MSKASGQASAKTGDAPAATHAHQVLGMRLKTLRLARRLSLRELAEATGTSASFISQLERGLTGASTASLNQMASALGVSVAMLFEESAEQNHGVLRRSERPSLPPSDGCRKMLLSRPPLSDMEVYIGEFDIGGSTGPDLYTHGDAHEMLVVLRGVLEVSLGDARHVLEEGDSIEYATSTPHRSENIGSGRAEVMWIIAPPTSARAELDQYTAWKPLAAR, encoded by the coding sequence ATGAGCAAGGCTTCCGGCCAAGCTTCGGCAAAGACGGGCGACGCACCGGCCGCTACGCATGCCCATCAGGTGCTGGGAATGCGCCTGAAAACCCTTCGGCTCGCCCGCAGGCTGTCACTGCGGGAGCTTGCCGAGGCAACCGGAACCAGCGCCAGCTTCATCAGCCAGCTCGAGCGCGGCCTGACCGGCGCCAGCACTGCCTCGCTCAACCAGATGGCTTCGGCGCTCGGCGTCAGCGTGGCGATGCTGTTCGAGGAAAGTGCCGAGCAGAACCATGGGGTCTTGCGGCGCAGCGAGCGGCCGAGCCTGCCGCCCAGCGACGGCTGCCGCAAGATGCTTTTGTCGCGCCCGCCGCTCAGCGACATGGAAGTCTATATCGGCGAATTCGACATTGGCGGCTCGACCGGGCCCGATCTCTACACCCATGGCGACGCGCACGAGATGCTTGTCGTCCTGCGTGGGGTCCTGGAGGTTTCGCTCGGCGACGCGCGCCACGTGCTCGAGGAAGGCGACAGCATCGAATACGCGACCTCGACGCCGCATCGCAGCGAGAACATCGGCAGCGGCCGCGCCGAGGTGATGTGGATCATCGCGCCACCGACCTCGGCGCGCGCCGAGCTCGACCAATATACGGCCTGGAAACCGCTCGCGGCCAGGTAG
- a CDS encoding chloride channel protein produces MTATNHSQVYARRLRAVLTRSIPLLEARGIVIVVLAGVVGVMSGALVTGMSELVQGMHWMLYGVQPGGRLSAMFSLASPMQALIPAIGGILLGLTVIWLRRRKFRTPVDPIEANALYGGRMSLTDTFIIVGQTVLSSGFGASVGLEAGYTQVGSGLASRLARAFRLRRNDVRILVGCGAAGAIAAAFDAPLTGAFYGFELIIGIYSVANVAPVMTAAICASLTAEVFGVVPFPLELSGLPALTASQYIPFLLLGLLGGAASIAIMHLVSLIEHGFARLSVDASLRPFIGGILVGLLGLVTPQVLSSGHGALHREFAMNYGLGVVASVFVLKLAASAISLGSGFRGGLFFASLFLGALLGKVFAGVMATVSPATGIDPAVAAVVGMTSLAVGVVGAPLTMTFLALESTRDLTLTGVVLAASIMAAMLVRETFGYSFSTWRFHLRGETIRSAHDVGWMRSLTVGSMMRKDVRTIDAATTLGAFRKAVPLGSAQRVIAVDEGQHYVGVLIVAELHSELADGETPVWSLARFKDAVLVPSMNVQTAAETFQRAGAEELAVVEDFADRVVLGLLTESHLMRRYAEELDKARRDLSGEG; encoded by the coding sequence ATGACTGCCACAAACCACAGCCAAGTCTACGCCCGCCGGCTTCGCGCGGTGCTGACCCGATCGATCCCGCTGCTCGAGGCGCGCGGCATCGTCATCGTCGTGCTTGCGGGTGTCGTCGGGGTGATGTCGGGCGCGCTGGTCACCGGCATGAGCGAACTGGTGCAAGGCATGCACTGGATGCTGTACGGTGTGCAGCCGGGCGGCCGGCTGTCGGCGATGTTCTCGCTGGCAAGCCCGATGCAGGCGCTGATCCCGGCGATCGGCGGCATCCTGCTTGGGCTGACCGTGATCTGGCTCAGGAGGCGCAAGTTCCGCACTCCGGTCGATCCGATCGAGGCCAACGCGCTCTATGGCGGGCGTATGTCGCTCACCGACACGTTCATCATCGTCGGCCAGACGGTGCTGTCCAGCGGCTTCGGCGCCTCGGTCGGGCTGGAGGCCGGCTACACGCAGGTTGGCTCTGGTCTGGCGTCGCGGCTGGCGCGCGCCTTCAGGCTGCGCCGCAACGACGTGCGCATCCTCGTCGGCTGCGGCGCCGCCGGCGCCATCGCCGCCGCCTTCGACGCGCCGCTGACCGGCGCTTTCTACGGCTTCGAGCTGATCATCGGCATCTATTCGGTCGCCAATGTCGCGCCGGTGATGACGGCGGCCATCTGCGCCTCGCTGACCGCCGAGGTGTTCGGCGTCGTGCCTTTTCCGCTGGAACTGTCCGGCCTGCCGGCGCTGACCGCCAGCCAGTACATCCCGTTCCTGCTGCTCGGCCTGCTCGGGGGCGCCGCCTCGATCGCCATCATGCATCTGGTCAGCCTGATCGAGCACGGCTTTGCCCGGCTGTCGGTCGATGCGTCGCTGCGGCCCTTCATCGGCGGCATCCTTGTCGGGCTGCTCGGCCTAGTCACGCCGCAGGTGCTGTCCAGCGGCCATGGCGCGCTGCATCGCGAATTCGCGATGAACTATGGGCTTGGCGTCGTCGCCAGCGTCTTCGTGCTGAAGCTGGCGGCCTCGGCGATCTCGCTCGGCTCGGGGTTTCGCGGCGGCCTGTTCTTCGCCTCGCTGTTTCTCGGCGCGCTGCTCGGCAAGGTCTTCGCCGGCGTGATGGCCACCGTCTCGCCGGCGACCGGCATCGACCCGGCCGTCGCCGCCGTCGTCGGCATGACCTCGCTCGCCGTCGGCGTCGTCGGCGCGCCGCTGACGATGACCTTCCTGGCGCTGGAATCGACACGCGACCTGACGCTGACCGGCGTCGTGCTGGCGGCTTCGATCATGGCGGCGATGCTGGTGCGCGAGACCTTCGGCTACTCCTTCTCGACCTGGCGTTTCCACCTGCGCGGCGAGACCATCCGCAGCGCCCACGACGTCGGCTGGATGCGCAGCCTCACCGTCGGCTCGATGATGCGCAAGGATGTCCGCACCATCGATGCCGCGACGACGCTCGGCGCCTTTCGCAAGGCGGTGCCGCTGGGCTCGGCGCAGCGCGTCATCGCCGTGGATGAAGGCCAGCACTATGTCGGCGTGCTGATCGTGGCGGAACTGCACAGCGAGCTTGCGGACGGCGAGACGCCGGTGTGGTCGCTTGCCCGGTTCAAGGACGCCGTGCTGGTGCCTTCCATGAACGTCCAGACGGCGGCCGAAACCTTCCAGCGCGCCGGTGCCGAGGAACTGGCCGTGGTCGAGGATTTCGCCGACCGCGTCGTGCTCGGCCTTTTGACCGAAAGCCATCTGATGCGGCGCTATGCCGAGGAACTGGACAAGGCGCGACGGGACCTCTCCGGCGAAGGCTAG
- a CDS encoding ABC transporter permease, whose product MSASDSTIQPAALGWPGRAWRPYALALPALILLIAVIGYPLLTIVLRSLSEPEWGVQNYAWFFGAPVNLTVLRRTFTISAWVTLVCVVSAYPYAYLMTAVGPRVRLMLVLCVLIPFWVSGVVRTLSWVILLQDSGVINSLLRAAGFSGVKLIRTQTGVVIGMAQVLLPFMILPLYSVMKGIDLRLMRAARSLGASPFRAFFTVYLPLSLPGVHAGAIIVFILALGFYITPALLGGPRSTMLSTLVQTQVLSLLQWGRGGAMGVVLLVATFLLLALAAPVMRSRHREAGRR is encoded by the coding sequence GTGAGCGCGTCCGATTCCACGATCCAGCCCGCCGCCCTAGGGTGGCCGGGACGGGCGTGGAGGCCGTACGCGCTCGCGCTGCCGGCGCTCATCCTGCTCATCGCGGTGATCGGCTATCCGCTGCTCACCATCGTGCTGCGCAGCCTATCGGAGCCGGAATGGGGCGTGCAGAACTATGCCTGGTTCTTCGGCGCGCCCGTCAATCTCACGGTTCTGCGGCGGACTTTCACCATCTCGGCCTGGGTGACGCTGGTGTGCGTGGTCTCGGCCTATCCTTACGCCTATCTCATGACTGCGGTCGGACCGCGCGTCCGGTTGATGCTGGTGCTTTGCGTGCTGATCCCGTTCTGGGTGAGCGGGGTGGTGCGCACGTTGTCATGGGTGATCCTGCTGCAGGATTCGGGCGTCATCAATTCGCTGCTGCGCGCGGCTGGCTTCAGCGGCGTCAAGCTGATCCGCACCCAGACCGGCGTGGTGATCGGCATGGCGCAGGTGCTTTTGCCATTCATGATCCTGCCGCTCTATTCGGTCATGAAAGGCATCGACCTCAGGCTAATGCGAGCGGCGCGGAGCCTCGGCGCGTCACCGTTCCGCGCGTTCTTCACCGTCTACCTGCCGCTGTCGCTGCCGGGCGTCCATGCCGGTGCCATCATCGTCTTCATCCTGGCGCTGGGCTTCTACATCACGCCGGCGCTGCTCGGCGGCCCGCGCTCGACCATGCTGTCGACGCTGGTGCAGACGCAGGTGCTCAGCCTGCTGCAATGGGGCCGTGGCGGCGCGATGGGCGTGGTGCTGCTCGTCGCCACCTTCCTGCTGCTGGCGCTGGCGGCGCCGGTGATGCGCTCCAGGCACCGGGAAGCGGGGCGACGCTGA
- a CDS encoding rod-binding protein: MVRIAKTGKRRTFLAISPPSDIVLDVARAAEPTDVEAARAALAKRTGGASAAFSVDTAGTMLSRATADKAEVANPEKKFQRFEAMVLQTFIQNMMPKDTEGVYGKGLAGDMWKSQMAEQLANVMAARGGIGIARSLLADHYMDGKRIVPVGPVSGGPEKAEIDQQIRLSTSMVQELQRQAARSMTGDDTTIETDTKI, encoded by the coding sequence ATTGTGCGGATAGCAAAAACCGGCAAGAGGCGGACTTTTTTGGCAATCTCTCCACCCAGCGACATCGTCTTGGACGTCGCTCGCGCTGCCGAGCCGACGGACGTCGAAGCCGCGCGCGCGGCGCTGGCCAAACGGACTGGTGGCGCCTCGGCCGCCTTTTCAGTCGACACCGCCGGCACCATGCTTTCCCGGGCCACGGCGGACAAAGCCGAGGTGGCGAACCCGGAGAAGAAGTTCCAGCGCTTCGAGGCGATGGTGCTGCAGACCTTCATCCAGAACATGATGCCCAAGGACACCGAGGGCGTTTACGGCAAGGGTCTCGCCGGCGACATGTGGAAATCGCAGATGGCCGAGCAACTGGCCAATGTCATGGCCGCGCGCGGCGGCATCGGCATCGCCAGATCACTGCTCGCCGACCACTATATGGACGGCAAGCGCATCGTGCCGGTCGGCCCGGTTTCGGGTGGGCCGGAGAAGGCCGAGATCGACCAACAGATCCGGCTGTCGACGTCCATGGTGCAGGAGTTGCAGCGCCAGGCCGCGCGGTCGATGACCGGCGACGATACGACCATAGAAACCGATACAAAAATCTAG
- a CDS encoding SCP2 sterol-binding domain-containing protein: MSVQEIADRIKSRVASAGFEHSVKFDTGSDGVIVIDGATVSTTDAPTDCTVKLSLDDLDSLIAGDLNPTMAFMSGKIKVEGDMTVAMALSQLLG; the protein is encoded by the coding sequence GTGAGCGTTCAGGAGATTGCCGACAGGATCAAGTCGCGCGTGGCAAGCGCGGGCTTCGAGCATTCGGTCAAGTTCGACACCGGCAGCGACGGTGTCATCGTCATCGACGGCGCCACGGTCTCCACCACCGATGCGCCGACCGACTGCACCGTCAAGCTGTCGCTCGACGATCTGGATTCGCTGATCGCCGGCGACCTCAACCCGACCATGGCCTTCATGTCCGGCAAGATAAAGGTCGAGGGCGACATGACCGTCGCCATGGCGCTAAGCCAGTTGCTTGGTTGA
- a CDS encoding PotD/PotF family extracellular solute-binding protein — protein MAQENPVAGAVKEGSLKGKTLTFVSFGGIYQDGQVAALKEFVEKSGVTLLNDGPTEIAKLQAQVESGNVTWDVVDTADFPPYVYCGKLFQKLDLSKLDVSHIPEGQVSECSVPAMNYGVVLMYNTEKYKDNPPKSWADFFDTAKFPGVRGIDGSGDFTGGLLEQALKVGGGDPKAMTAADIDKAIDVVRKLGPDTIYWKTGAESQQLAESGEADMLMMWTGRAMTAVKNGAKYAPAWQDWLVVMDQMTIPVGVKDTDAAYALLNAYLGKQSQEVLTQTTSYTPINNEAQPKVDASVAAFLTNTPDRQSQGYKQNIKFWVENFQAAQEKWSAMMAGN, from the coding sequence ATGGCGCAGGAGAACCCTGTCGCCGGCGCGGTCAAGGAAGGTTCGCTGAAGGGCAAGACCCTGACGTTCGTCTCCTTCGGCGGCATCTACCAGGACGGCCAGGTGGCCGCGCTTAAGGAGTTCGTCGAAAAGTCCGGCGTCACCTTGCTCAATGACGGCCCGACCGAGATCGCCAAGCTGCAGGCGCAGGTGGAGTCCGGCAACGTGACCTGGGACGTGGTCGATACCGCCGACTTCCCGCCTTACGTCTATTGCGGCAAGCTGTTCCAGAAGCTCGACCTCTCCAAGCTCGACGTCTCGCACATTCCAGAGGGCCAGGTCAGCGAGTGCTCGGTGCCGGCGATGAACTATGGCGTCGTGCTGATGTACAACACCGAGAAGTACAAGGATAACCCGCCCAAGAGCTGGGCCGACTTCTTCGACACGGCAAAGTTCCCGGGCGTGCGCGGCATCGACGGCTCCGGCGACTTCACCGGGGGCCTCTTGGAGCAGGCCCTCAAGGTCGGCGGCGGCGATCCGAAGGCGATGACGGCAGCCGATATCGACAAGGCCATCGACGTGGTGCGTAAGCTCGGCCCCGACACCATCTACTGGAAGACGGGCGCCGAATCGCAGCAGCTCGCCGAATCCGGCGAGGCCGACATGCTGATGATGTGGACCGGCCGCGCCATGACCGCGGTCAAGAACGGCGCCAAATACGCGCCGGCTTGGCAGGACTGGCTGGTGGTGATGGACCAGATGACCATTCCCGTCGGCGTCAAGGACACGGATGCCGCCTATGCGCTGCTCAATGCCTATCTCGGCAAGCAGTCGCAGGAGGTGCTGACGCAGACGACCTCCTATACGCCGATCAACAATGAGGCGCAGCCGAAGGTCGACGCCTCCGTCGCCGCCTTCCTGACCAACACGCCCGATCGCCAGAGCCAGGGCTACAAGCAGAACATCAAGTTCTGGGTCGAGAACTTCCAGGCGGCGCAGGAGAAGTGGTCGGCGATGATGGCCGGCAACTAA
- the flhA gene encoding flagellar biosynthesis protein FlhA, protein MAISETIPAGLVAKNGRDVFFALGIVVILAVLFLPIPAFLIDIGLAFSIALSVLILMVALWIQRPLDFSSFPTVLLIATMLRLSLNIATTRMILSHGSEGTHAAGYVISGFSKLVMSSDFVIGLIVFLILIVVNFIVITKGATRIAEVGARFTLDAIPGKQMSIDADLSAGMIDEKTAQLRRRELEEESSFFGSMDGASKFVRGDAIAGLIITAINIVGGIAIGYIRHGMGMGEAADVFIKLSVGDGLVTQIPALIVSLAAGMLVSKGGTRGSANQAVFGQLGAHPRALYVAAFLLVILGLMPGLPLFPFFALAGGMAGLGYVIPMRQNRAMAAAEALRDEEKAKKAEEEKNSVKASLATAEIELLIGKQLSTRLLVSHQELVFRMAKMRKKFAQQYGFVVPEVRVADDFAIPPKSYQIKVHGTVVAEYQMRVGEIMVLLGTRDVPDLPGEEIREPAFGMRAFSVLETFAEDLKRENYTYADNMSVLLTHLSEVIRNNLPQLLSYKDMKALLERQDPEYRKLADEICTSHISYPGLQAVLKLLLAERVSIRNLHLIIEAIAEIAPHVRRTEQIVEHVRIRMAQQICGDLSEGGVLKVLRLGNRWDLAFHQSLKRDAKGEVREFDIDPRQLEEFGQDATKAIRKHLEAGERFVLVTAPDARPYVRMIIERLFTTLPVLSHVEIAKGVEIKVLGTIS, encoded by the coding sequence ATGGCGATCAGCGAAACAATCCCGGCCGGCCTGGTGGCCAAGAACGGCCGCGACGTCTTCTTCGCGCTGGGCATCGTCGTCATCCTGGCGGTGCTGTTCTTGCCGATCCCGGCCTTCCTCATCGACATCGGCCTTGCCTTCTCGATCGCGCTGTCGGTGCTGATCCTGATGGTGGCGCTGTGGATCCAGCGGCCGCTCGACTTCTCCTCCTTCCCGACCGTGCTGCTGATCGCCACCATGCTCAGGCTGTCGCTCAACATCGCCACCACGCGCATGATCCTCTCGCACGGCAGTGAGGGCACGCACGCGGCCGGCTATGTCATCTCCGGCTTCTCGAAGCTGGTGATGTCGAGCGACTTCGTCATCGGCCTGATCGTCTTCCTGATCCTGATCGTGGTGAATTTCATCGTCATCACCAAGGGCGCCACCCGTATCGCCGAGGTTGGCGCCCGCTTCACCCTCGACGCCATCCCCGGCAAGCAGATGTCGATCGACGCCGACCTCTCCGCCGGCATGATCGACGAGAAGACGGCGCAGCTGCGCCGCCGCGAGCTGGAAGAGGAATCCTCCTTCTTCGGCTCTATGGACGGCGCCTCGAAATTCGTGCGCGGCGACGCCATCGCCGGCCTCATCATCACCGCCATCAACATCGTCGGCGGCATCGCCATCGGCTACATCCGCCACGGCATGGGTATGGGCGAAGCCGCCGACGTGTTCATCAAACTGTCGGTCGGTGACGGCCTCGTCACCCAGATCCCGGCGCTGATCGTCTCGCTCGCCGCCGGCATGCTGGTCTCCAAGGGCGGCACCCGCGGCTCGGCCAACCAGGCCGTGTTCGGCCAGCTCGGCGCCCATCCGCGCGCGCTCTACGTCGCGGCGTTCCTGCTGGTCATCCTCGGCCTCATGCCCGGCCTGCCGCTGTTCCCGTTCTTCGCGCTTGCTGGCGGCATGGCCGGTCTCGGCTACGTCATTCCGATGCGCCAGAACCGCGCCATGGCCGCCGCCGAAGCACTGAGGGACGAGGAGAAGGCCAAGAAGGCCGAGGAAGAGAAGAACTCAGTCAAGGCCTCGCTCGCCACCGCCGAGATCGAGCTGCTGATCGGCAAGCAGCTGTCGACGCGCTTGCTTGTGTCACATCAGGAGCTGGTCTTCCGCATGGCCAAGATGCGCAAGAAGTTCGCCCAGCAATACGGCTTCGTCGTGCCGGAAGTGCGCGTCGCCGACGACTTCGCCATCCCGCCGAAGAGCTACCAGATCAAGGTCCACGGCACGGTCGTCGCCGAGTACCAGATGCGCGTCGGCGAGATCATGGTGCTGCTCGGCACCCGCGACGTGCCGGACCTGCCCGGCGAGGAGATCCGCGAGCCGGCTTTCGGCATGCGCGCCTTCTCGGTGCTGGAGACCTTCGCCGAGGACCTGAAGCGTGAGAACTACACCTATGCCGACAACATGTCGGTGCTGCTCACCCATCTCTCCGAGGTCATCCGCAACAACCTGCCGCAGCTTCTCTCCTACAAGGACATGAAGGCGCTGCTCGAGAGGCAGGATCCGGAATACCGCAAGCTCGCCGACGAGATCTGCACCTCGCACATCTCCTATCCCGGCCTGCAGGCGGTGCTGAAGCTTCTGCTCGCCGAGCGCGTCTCGATCCGCAACCTGCATCTGATCATCGAAGCCATCGCCGAGATCGCGCCGCATGTGCGCCGCACCGAACAGATTGTCGAGCACGTGCGCATCCGCATGGCGCAGCAGATCTGCGGCGATCTTTCCGAGGGCGGCGTGCTCAAGGTTCTGCGTCTCGGCAACCGCTGGGACCTCGCCTTCCACCAGAGCCTCAAGCGCGACGCCAAGGGCGAGGTGCGCGAGTTCGACATCGACCCGCGTCAGCTCGAGGAATTCGGCCAGGATGCGACCAAGGCGATCCGCAAGCATCTGGAAGCCGGCGAGCGCTTCGTGCTGGTCACCGCGCCGGACGCGCGCCCCTATGTGCGCATGATCATCGAGCGCCTGTTCACCACGTTGCCGGTGCTCTCCCATGTCGAGATCGCCAAGGGCGTCGAGATCAAGGTGCTCGGGACGATCTCGTGA
- a CDS encoding ABC transporter permease, translating to MEMKPLTRVVLGLVCLLVAIWLVAPTLVVVPMSFNANKSLAFPPQGFSWQWYQNFATSPEWSTSFLNSLKVASLVAVLATVLGTLAAFGLDRMKARPANLLRMLMLTPMVVPGVVLAIGIYAVYLDTHLVGTMLGFVLAHTILALPFVLIAVSASLEVFDRRLETAAASLGAGALTTFRTVTLPLILPGILSGLLFAFATSFDEIVVSLFITNPYLKTLPVQIFSSITRDADPTVAAVGTILLCATTILIGGGMLLLGRERKGRQ from the coding sequence ATGGAGATGAAGCCCCTCACGCGCGTCGTCCTCGGGCTCGTCTGCCTGCTGGTGGCGATATGGCTGGTGGCGCCGACGCTCGTCGTCGTGCCGATGTCGTTCAACGCCAACAAGTCGCTGGCGTTTCCGCCGCAAGGCTTCTCCTGGCAATGGTACCAGAACTTCGCCACCAGCCCGGAATGGTCCACCAGCTTCCTGAACTCGCTCAAGGTTGCCTCGTTGGTGGCGGTGCTGGCGACGGTGCTCGGCACGCTGGCGGCCTTTGGCCTCGACCGCATGAAGGCGCGGCCGGCCAACCTTTTGCGGATGCTGATGCTGACGCCGATGGTGGTGCCCGGCGTGGTGCTGGCCATCGGCATTTATGCCGTCTATCTCGACACCCACCTGGTCGGAACGATGCTGGGCTTCGTGCTTGCCCACACCATCCTTGCGCTTCCTTTCGTGCTGATCGCCGTCTCAGCCAGTCTCGAAGTGTTCGACAGGCGGCTGGAGACGGCGGCGGCGAGCCTCGGCGCCGGTGCGCTGACGACGTTCCGCACGGTAACGCTGCCGCTGATCCTGCCCGGCATCCTATCCGGCCTGCTGTTCGCCTTCGCCACCTCCTTCGACGAGATCGTCGTGTCGCTGTTCATCACCAATCCCTACCTGAAGACATTGCCCGTGCAGATCTTCTCTTCCATCACGCGCGACGCCGACCCGACGGTCGCCGCGGTCGGCACGATCCTTTTGTGCGCCACCACGATCCTGATCGGTGGCGGCATGCTTCTCCTTGGCCGCGAGCGGAAGGGACGCCAATGA
- a CDS encoding ABC transporter ATP-binding protein, translating into MNPRQASKGAAIDLESISKAYGGFKALDGVSLRIEPGEFMTLLGPSGSGKTTTLNVIAGFTDVTSGKLLVGDKSVVGVPAHKRNIGVVFQHYALFPHMTVGRNVAYPLTLRGVGQDERKARVTRALDMVKMGDFAHRYPSELSGGQQQRVALARAIVFDPPLLLMDEPLGALDKKLREWLQLEIKRIHRELGTTFVYVTHDQEEALVLSDRIAVFNRGQIEQVGTGRQLYDEPATLFVGRFIGDSTVLRGEARSDGTSTALSIAGETVTAPRRINGEASPVMLLRPEKLAIRRPGHNGANGANRLPGTIAEAIYLGSGSKYEVRLADGSTAIVRSPLTGDSFGLGEQVELCFDGADAKLLADDSAADTTLT; encoded by the coding sequence ATGAACCCAAGGCAGGCGAGCAAGGGCGCGGCGATCGACCTGGAGTCGATCAGCAAGGCCTATGGCGGCTTCAAGGCGCTGGACGGCGTCTCGCTTCGCATCGAGCCCGGCGAATTCATGACGCTGCTCGGGCCAAGCGGCTCCGGCAAGACGACGACGCTCAACGTCATCGCCGGCTTCACCGATGTGACCAGCGGCAAGCTCCTGGTCGGGGACAAAAGCGTGGTCGGCGTGCCGGCGCACAAGCGCAACATCGGCGTCGTCTTCCAGCACTACGCGCTGTTCCCGCACATGACGGTCGGCCGCAACGTGGCCTATCCACTGACGTTGCGCGGCGTCGGGCAGGATGAGCGCAAGGCGCGGGTGACGCGGGCGCTCGACATGGTCAAAATGGGCGACTTCGCGCATCGCTACCCTAGCGAATTGTCGGGCGGCCAGCAGCAGCGCGTGGCGCTGGCCCGCGCCATCGTCTTCGACCCCCCGCTGCTGTTGATGGACGAGCCGCTCGGCGCGCTCGACAAAAAGCTGCGCGAATGGCTGCAGCTTGAGATCAAGCGCATCCATCGCGAGCTCGGCACCACCTTCGTCTATGTCACGCACGACCAGGAAGAGGCGCTGGTGCTCTCGGACCGCATTGCGGTGTTCAATCGCGGCCAGATCGAGCAGGTCGGCACCGGCCGGCAGCTCTACGACGAACCGGCGACGCTGTTCGTCGGCCGCTTCATCGGCGACTCCACGGTGTTGCGCGGCGAGGCGCGGAGCGACGGCACGAGCACCGCGCTCAGCATCGCCGGCGAGACGGTGACGGCGCCAAGGCGCATCAACGGGGAGGCCAGCCCGGTGATGCTGCTGCGTCCAGAAAAGCTGGCCATCCGCCGGCCCGGCCACAACGGGGCAAATGGCGCCAACCGGCTGCCGGGGACAATTGCGGAAGCCATCTATCTCGGCTCAGGATCGAAATACGAAGTCAGGCTCGCCGACGGCTCCACGGCGATCGTGCGCTCGCCGCTAACCGGCGACAGCTTTGGGCTGGGAGAGCAGGTGGAGCTTTGCTTCGACGGCGCCGACGCCAAGCTTTTGGCCGACGACAGCGCCGCCGACACGACGCTGACCTGA
- a CDS encoding putative quinol monooxygenase, whose product MLVIIGTIRLPAHRLDEARPAMEKMVSASHAEPGCLEYSYAQDILDAGLIRVTEVWNDRAALEAHFRTPHIADWRASWAALGIGDRNLVLYEAGDARPI is encoded by the coding sequence ATGCTCGTGATTATCGGCACCATCCGCCTGCCGGCGCATAGGCTGGACGAGGCAAGGCCGGCCATGGAGAAGATGGTTTCGGCGAGCCACGCCGAGCCGGGCTGCCTCGAATATTCATATGCGCAGGACATCCTCGACGCAGGGCTGATCCGCGTCACGGAAGTGTGGAACGACAGGGCCGCGCTCGAGGCGCATTTCCGCACGCCGCACATCGCCGACTGGCGCGCGAGCTGGGCGGCCCTCGGCATCGGCGACCGCAACCTCGTGCTCTACGAAGCCGGCGACGCCAGGCCGATCTGA
- the fliR gene encoding flagellar biosynthetic protein FliR, translating to MSALSQGVVIAAFLAFCRIGACFMLMPGLSSARVPIQVRLFVAVAATGGLLAFLWDRIYPYVDPRPQVLAPMIVSELLVGGLIGAMTRLYMEALRFMGSAIATLIGYGGAGGPAIEEPEPQAALAAIISFSALLLLFVFDFDHEIVRALVASYTVAPVNVFFNPQAALVDLTDTVSDAFFLVIRLGSPFVAYAILVNLTIGFVNKLTPQIPVYFISLPFVIAGGLILFYLAIGTMLSLFVDGFVDLTLAR from the coding sequence GTGAGCGCGCTCTCGCAAGGCGTCGTCATCGCCGCCTTCCTGGCTTTCTGCCGCATCGGCGCCTGTTTCATGCTGATGCCAGGCCTGTCGAGTGCGCGCGTGCCGATCCAGGTCCGGCTCTTCGTGGCGGTCGCCGCCACCGGCGGCCTGCTCGCCTTCCTCTGGGACCGCATCTACCCGTATGTCGATCCCCGCCCGCAGGTCCTGGCGCCGATGATCGTCTCGGAACTCTTGGTCGGCGGGCTGATCGGCGCCATGACCCGGCTCTATATGGAGGCGCTGCGCTTCATGGGCTCGGCCATCGCCACGCTGATCGGCTATGGCGGCGCCGGCGGCCCGGCGATCGAGGAGCCGGAGCCGCAGGCGGCGCTGGCCGCCATCATCTCCTTCTCGGCATTGCTGCTGCTCTTCGTCTTCGACTTCGACCACGAGATCGTGCGCGCTCTGGTCGCCTCCTACACGGTCGCGCCGGTCAACGTCTTCTTCAATCCGCAGGCGGCGCTCGTCGATCTCACCGACACCGTGTCGGACGCCTTCTTCCTGGTCATCCGCCTCGGCAGCCCGTTCGTCGCCTATGCCATCCTGGTCAATCTGACCATCGGCTTCGTCAACAAGCTGACGCCGCAGATCCCCGTCTACTTCATCTCGCTGCCTTTCGTCATCGCCGGCGGCCTGATCCTCTTCTACCTCGCCATCGGCACCATGCTGTCGCTGTTCGTCGACGGCTTTGTCGACCTGACACTGGCACGGTGA